The following is a genomic window from Ictalurus furcatus strain D&B chromosome 14, Billie_1.0, whole genome shotgun sequence.
aaatgataataataataataataataatattaaagggTGCAcactggcttagtggttagcacgttcacctcacaactccagggtcgggggttcggttcccacctctgccctgtgtgtgtggagtttgcatgttctccccgtgctgcgggggtttcctccgggtactctggtttcctccccagtccaaagacatgcatggtaggctgattggcgtgtccaaagtgtccgtagtgtatgaatgggtgtgtgagtgtgtatgtgattgtgccctgcgatggattggcaccctgtccagggtgtaccccgccttgtacccgatgctccctgggataggctccaggttccccgcgacccagtaggataagcggtatagaagatggatggatggataataataaataaataaataatgtaatgatCTCTCTGTAGTCGGGACTATGCTGTGAACAGGGAGGAGGCTCGATTAGCTCGGGAAGAAAGGTGAGTGTGCCCCTATTTCGGGTGtcagaatttaaacaaataaaaactgtggACTTCATCAATACCCTCTGATTTCCTTCTTTCATCCTCTCTATTTTTCTGACACTCAGATTTAAAACTGCAGAAAGGTTAGCAGCAGAGGAATATGAGCGAGAACGAGCACCGCATGGCTTCTCAGGCATCTGTCAATCATCTCAGGATGACACACCCACTTTTGCCATGTCACAGGAGGTTCTGGATGTGTCCACTATATCACACCTGCCAGGTAATTGTTTACtgatggctgtggatgttcttccttggatagcCTAAAGACTACACTTGCCAAAAACAGTTTACGGTGAAGTCTCAAACACTGAACAGTCAATAACTTCATTTGTTACAATAGACAAAAagttaaatgtgtgttaaagTTCCTCTAAACACACTTAGCACTACTTGagtcccttctgagtctggttcctctcaaggtttcatcctcatattatctcagggagtttttcctcaccaccgtcacctctgggtTGCTCATAAggtataaattttaaaaataaaattcatatccagacttctgtaaagctgctttgtggcagTGTCCATTCTTAAAAGTGTTATAAAATTAATAACTGCATTGAATGTAATTGAATATATCATCATCAAATATCAAACAGTCCACTTGTGAAGGCACAATTACATCAAACAGTTATCGCCAAACACTTGCTTGTTCTCTTCGCTTTCCCACAGATGACGAGTTAGAATCAGACTTGCTCTCCCACTCAGAACCTGAGCAAAAGGAacatgaagaggaagaagaggagatcAGTGCCGAACAGGTCatggaagaagcagaagaagaaggggaGGAACCTGTAGAGGAAGGGGAGGAGCCTGAAACAGAAGTGGAAGAGCCAGATAACAATACTCAGGATACAGAAGTGGAAGATAGTGGAATCTTGAGCGATAAAGAACGACAGGATGAAGAAGTGAATGAAAAAGATAACTGCTCGGCATCTAGTATATCATCCAGTAGCActctggagagagagacaggtaaaGCAGGAAATACATGTGGTATTCAGATAAAACAGGTAAAGGGAGAGAAACAGGtgagagaggaaagacagatGGGGAGGTTTTTAGGAGTAAGAggtaaacagagagagagagggacaactGAGGGAGGAAAGACAGGTGATGGAAGAGAGACCTGTATAATTAAATAACAGAAGATGTacttgtgtttaaataaaactgatcAAATTTGTTAATAATGTATGTTGTAAGCAAACtaattacttaattattattattattattattattattattattattattattattattgtaacttcttcttcttctttttcttctttttcttctgcttcttcttattattattatttcaggtcTGAGCAGTGAGCAATGTAGAGACATCTTAAATAGCAAACTCTTCATGCTGGACATGCTGTACTCGCAGAGCATGAAACCCagtgaggaagaagaggaagaggaggcagAGAATGAAAAGGAAGCTGGTACACAAGAAAATGAAAGTGTGGAGTCACTGGTAGTGGGCGGGTCTAATATGAGTGAGGAAAACAGCGGTGAGAAAAAGCTTGAGAGTGGAACAGTGCAAGCTTTTGCTGAACGCTTTGGAGACCTTGTCAAAGGCCTGAACTCTCCACCAGCTGAAATACAGGAACAGCAGAAGCCCCTCCCTCTCCCACCACTTCCACCCACCAAAACAGAGTCTGACCATATATGGGATCAACTAATGGTGAAGCCTCATGAGCTGCGCATCAGAGACATTGACTTCACCGATTTGGGTGATGAGGATGATCAGGACATCTTGGATTCAGGAGGTTTAATTGGGTCAGAAACTCTGGCTCCACCCCCACCTCCCCCTCCTCCATGCCCCTTCAACActgcccctcccccaccccctccaGCCCCTGGAGCTGGGCCAGCTCTGCCTCCTCCCCCTCAACCAGAGTGTTCACTcttccagaagaagaagaagacaatcCGTTTGTTCTGGAGTGAGGTGAGGCCGGACGAGTGGCGGTTTCTGGGATTAAGAAGGGGACACCTGTCCCTCTGGTCAAAACTGGAACCAGTGAAACTGGACATGAGCAAACTGGAGCACCTATTTGAGAGCAAGTCCAAGGAAATGAATGTAATCAAGGTAACCATTccataattttatttacattctgtAACTTTCCATTTGCAGAATGTAggggatgttggtgtgtgatgcgggatgttggtgtttgatttaGGGTTGGGttggttactattatgctagttttagggttgggctagagttactataatgcaagtgttaggttTTGgctatagtaaccctagccaaactcTAACGCTCGCATAatggtaaccctagccaaacgcTAAAACtcccccaaccctaacactcacattatagtaacctagcccaaccctaactctagcacaatagtaaccccagcccaaccctaacactagcattatagtaaccctagccaaactcTAACACCCGCATAACAGTACccttagcccaaccctaacactagcggatgttggtgtttgattgAGGATGTTGCTGTTTGATAgagatgttggtgtttgatgcttaattttggtgtttgatggggatgttggtgtttgattggtgatgatggtgtttgattggggctgtttgtgtttgatggagatgttggtgtttgatgctgAATTTTGGTGTTTGATAGGGGAAGTTGGTGTTTGATTGGGGATGTTGAATGATTGgggatgttggtgtttgattggggatgttggtgtttgataggggctgttggtgtttgatggggatgttagtgtttgattggGGACGTTGGTGTTTGgggatgttggtgtttgactggggatgttggtgtttgattggGGATGTTGGTTTTTGgggatgttggtgtttgattggggatgttggtgtttgatggggatgttggtgtttgataggggatgttggtgtttgattggGGATGTTGGTGATTGGttatgttagtgtttgattggGGATGTTGGTTTTTGgggatgttggtgtttgattggggatgttggtgtttgattggggatgttggtgtttgataggagatgttggtgtttgattggggatgttggtgtttgattggggatgttggtgtgtgatggagacttttggagtttgtttttgtctgagaATTCTGGAATTTGCTCATggaattatttatgttttgataCCTTCCCTCTGCAGAATGTTTGTGGTTAATGGAGAATGTTGATGAATGTTGGTCTTTGATTGAGAATTTTGGCATTTGGATTTTGGAGAATGTATGTGGTTGATGTATAATGGTGCGTGCTGTTTTTCTGATGGTGTATGTTGGtatttgagagtgtgtgtttgagtaagAATGCTGTGTAGATagaaatgttggtgtttgtatGCATTTATTTGTAATCAGTTCATTTTGATGGTGTTTAATATGTTTACTAGagatctttttctttctttgtaatgGTTTCACatgtatgttgtgttttttagaAAACAGTAGTGGATAGTAAAAGGCAAGAGATCATTGTCCTGGATTCCAAACGCAGTAATGCCATTAACATCGGGCTCACTGCGCTCCCTCCACCACGAACCATCAAAGCCGCCATACTCAACTTTGATGAATATGCACTCAACAAGGAGGGCATTGAGGTGAAAAGTCCATAGTCGTgtgcacacacagtcacatttacagtataatgGTGAGTTATAAACTATATAGATTATACTCACCAATCATTGCTCTTTGTGTCTATTCTGTAGAAGCTCCTGATGATGGTTCCAACTGAAGAGGAGAAGCTGAGGATTCAGGAAGCTCACATGTTGAATCCTGATGTTCCTTTGGGCAGTGCTGAGTCCTTCCTACTAACTCTCTCTTCCATCAGTGAACTCTGTGCTCGCCTCCACCTTTGGGCCTTTAAAATGGACTATGAAACCattgaaaaagtgtgtgtgtgtgtgtttgatgggtTTGAATTTTGGCTTTGCCTGTGAGGGCCTTGCTGATGATCCCTGGTCAAACTGTTATACTGGCAGCATTGTTTCCTGTTTGAAAGTGCCTTGTGGCTAATTATTTAATTGGTGGTGGTGTTTCCTGTTTGGCAGGAAGTGGCAGAGCCTTTACAGGACCTGAAGGAGGGCATGGAGCAGCTGGAGAAGAATAAGACATTCCGCTACATCCTCTCAGCTGTGCTTGGTATTGGAAACTTTCTCAACGGATCTAAAGTGAGTGATGAGTACTGTTAATAGCACTAATAGTGGTTAGCAAAACAAATTAGTTTGAGGTATTTGATGATGCCAGTGTTGCAGTGTTGCTCGCATGGGCCCAAAGTCTTGTTTTCTACTTTAGTCTTATAGATACAGTGTTAAAACTAAGGACAAATCCAAGTAAGCCAAATGACAGTTTTGATTTGGGcatttgtgtctgtttgtgtgtgtaggctaAAGGTTTTGAGCTGAGTTACCTGGAGAAGGTTCCAGAGGTGAAGGACACAGTCCATAAACAATCTCTACTGCACCATGTCTGTTCAGCAGTAGTGGAAAACTTCACAGATAGTACAGACCTTTACTCGGAGATTGGCGCTATTACACGCTCTGCTAAGgtatacacacgcacatgcaaGTATACACATAGTCAAAAATTTGCTGGAGGTTTATCAGCTTCCTTCTGAGGCAGGGCCcttcaaaacattcacatactcatacacacttAGGGGTAACAGAAATatactttacagaaatatataagaTCCGGatataatttttacatttataaatgtatccctcatgagcagccagaggtggtgaggaaaaaccttctgagatgatatgagtaagaaaccttgagaagaaccagactcaaaagggaaccatctgggtgacaccggatataaattaataaatccCTTCCTTAACTGTGTACTACagtagtgcagttgtgtaaccaggacaTTCAGTacagttttaacatgaagttttttttgttgaacttttccacagttcactgatggagacttgtgCAAAActgccatcttcatggtttctaAGTGTACGTTTAGGTTGTACATTTGGGGCCTtcctcagcagcagcgagtgatttccaagtgatgagaactcAAATGAGATGTAGGGCATCAGgttggatcaggcaggtccggagagcagcaAGGGTCAGGAttactggtatctcaggagtagcatGTGAAATGCCcgaaaaaggtaaaaaaaaaacattcagaaaccaagtgggaaaaaataagtacacccttcctacttcAGCAGTCATTAAGACGCAATTAGCAGCCAGGtattactaatgaaatgcacaagattagtTATCTTTAAGAAAGCTGATATTTgggcagtttggtgttctgaaGCACTCGGGTGTGTGTCTACAccatgccaagaagaaaggacatcagccatgacctcagagaagcaattgttgctgctcatcaatctgggaagggttataagacCATCTCCAAACtatttgaaattcaccattctacagtgaggaggattgtttacaaatggagagccttGAAGACAGTTGTCAGTCTTCCCAGGAGTGAGTGTCCTAGTAAACTCAGCCCAAGATCAGACTGTTTAATGCTCagacatataaataaaaacacactatctacatcatgtgacctacaggcctctgtacacacacagggcggttgtgtctcaggtggtagagcgggttttccactaatcgtagggttggaggttcgattcccggcccacatgactccacatgccgaagtgtccttgtgcaagacactgaaccccaagttgctcccgatgggaagttagcgccttgcatggcagctctgctaccactggtgtgtgagtgtgtgtgtgaatgggtgaatgagacacaatgtaaagagctttggataaaagtgctatataagtgcaccatttaccatgtagtttatgtttatgttcatgatagcacaatcagaaaaagtaaAGAGAGTTGTAGCTGCTCCCAAACTTATTCTTCTGGTCAGATTAAAATGTACGCTTCAACTGATGTTTGTCGTTTCTTTTATTGCATTCCTTCACAACTTAAGCGCATTCActcaccgtcaaacaccatgAAAAATGCGTGCGCCTTCCGACCAGAGATCTAGGAGTAGCTGTAACGctttactgtttaattattcTCTTCTTTAGCATCTAACTCCGTGTACAGCGTAGCACCAAAAACTGCATACACATTTTTGCACTGCTATTAGTTAGGCTAATCACATGACCACAGtaacttaaattaaatgcagCTCACTAGTTTAACCTGTAGGTGTCACTATTTCTGCAAcccttgtaaaacaaaactcacATAGGCaaattattgttaatatttatattgcattattgtaataacaacaacataacaaataaatactttaaaggcttaaagaaagaaaagacccaTACATGTTTTAAGCGACAGCTACAAGAGTGCTGTAAGTCACTCTGTAAGACCAAGTGACCAGAGGAACTAGATCATTGCCAAAGACAGGGTAGGGACTGGGTCATTAGAGGGCAAGGAGACGGTGAAATGGGAAATCAGGAGCTCAGACTGCAGCGAAAAGAGAAATTTTACACTCGCAAATATTCATGCACATCTACCTACAGTACAAACGCACTGTTGTTCTGAAGAATGTATGAATTCCTCTCCAGGTGGACTTTGACTTGCTGCAGGAGAATCTGGCACAGATGGAACGCCGCTGCAAAGCATCATGGGAAAATTTGAAGCTGATTGCTAAGCACGAGATGAAACCAGCACTCAAGCAGAAGTTGACTGACTTCCTGAAGGACTGTGCAGAGAGGATTATCATATTGAAGACTGTCCATCGCCGCATTATCAATcggtaacacaaacacacacacacacacacacacacacacatatagatagatactgtatgttcattgtgagcattgtgggtaatttaTAAGCTCATGTGTTACACACTGAGCATAACAACATATAAACACTTCAGAATGAATTCCGACCTTCAAGATATCTAGTTTGAATGGATTCTGTGAATTGTAGTGCTTTGGACTGTCTACTAGTAAGAACCCCAGTTAGACATAAATTCCAGAATTGGTGTTGGAACTCTTTTTGATTATAGgggcggctgtgtctcaggtggtagagcgggttgtccactaatgattcccggcccaccacatgccgaagtgtccttgggcaagacactgagccccaagttgctcatgatggcaggctagtgccttgcatggtagctgaAGCTCTGCAGCTCTGCtcccactggtgtgtgagtgtatgtgaatgagtgactgagaaacagtgtaaagtgctttgtagaaccactaaggttaaaaagcgctatataagtgcagaccatttaccatttatggtCAATAGGAAACACACCCAACCATTCAAATTTTCTATTCACCATTTTTCATAAATTACCTTTCTTGCAGGTTCCATGCATTCCTGCTCTTTCTCGGTCACCCAGCATTCGGAATTCGTGAGATCAGCGTTCATCGGTTCTGCAAAATCATTAGTGAATTTGCACTGGAGTACCGAACCACACGAGAGAGAATACTCCAGCAAAAACAGAAACGAGCTGACCATCGTGAGAGGAACAGAACACGCGGCAAGATGATCATGGACATCAATGCCACAGTGAGTGACCATAATCTGaccttttctgtattttaagTGTCATTGACTGAAAGCAGTAACGACGGAATTTAATGTTGGATGAAGGTTTTAATTTTTTCAGTAGCTGacggttgtgtgtttgtgtccccAGTAAAGCTCTAATCCTTTGTTTTACTAGTATTGTGGACTCCAGTCACATGACTAAGACTTGAGTCACAAATTTCCTGACTTTcgactcaattaaaaaaagacatgtgACTCGACTCTTGACATCAGAGTTGTGACTTCACTTGGACTCAAGCCCTATTATTTGGaaagacaaattttcaaataaaaaatgaaaaattatacTTGTAAAAGTGTGCAGTGAACCAACTATTCTTTTTCCCCAACAAACAATTAATTTTCAGCAAAACAGCATAAATCTTCATTTCCAAGGTCAACATTCAGACAGCTGATCAGCTTGCACTAGACTACTACAAAGTTGAAAGACTTTGCATTCCCCGATGAAAGAATCACTGTGTGGTAGCCATGCTCTCAAAAATAGAAAATTTGCCTACAAAGATTGTGTTGTTTGCAGCAACAAAAGGATAGCAGCATGTAGAACCTGTGGTTCTAGCATATCAGATGCAAAAGCAACAACCTCAAATGTTGTTGAGCATTTGAAATTGAACAAAAGCAAAGACAAATTGAACTGAGATAGAATGTTACACTTGGTGGAAATACTCTACACGTCATCTCATgtgaaattgaactgaattataAAGTTTTTATTGTAAAGGTTATGCGTGTTTCAAGTATCTACTGTATAAATTTCTATTAAGTCATAAAGTTTGTCTAGAAAGTGATGAacaccaatttttaaaaaaaaaaaaaaggctgcatgatataaaaaaaaaatagtatacTGATTATTTCTCAGATCTTAAATTTGGTAGAGAACACATTATGTCTTGATTATGGCTCGAATCTTGAAGTTAAGGACTTGTTATTATTTATCAGTCTTGACTTGGGACTCAAGGGAATGCCAACACCTGAGTAGTTTATTGGGGCATCTATTAATTGTAGCTTAGAAAGTATATCCAGTataacagtaaatgtaaatgtttaatacaAAATAGTATATAACAGAAGAAACATAACAGGAAGTAGATAGAGTATATAACATGAGTAATAAAACCCAGATACTGCATAAGACTACAGgaaaacaagagagagaaaataaataacagaagtAAGATTGACAGAAAATAGATGTATATACAGAGTAAATATAACAGGAAgtgattatacagtatattaaaacaTAACACAGATAACATCATGTGTGAGTGTTTGGCCTTAACCAATTAGAAAGCTGTAATTTTGTCAACATACAGGATCCATGCACATCAGATCTATTTATTGATTCAGTTCTTACTTCCTGTCCCTCTCCTCTACTCTGTAGAcagatgatgaagaagagaaTGGGGTATGACACTGTGTATACatctctgtgtgcatgtgtgagcatTGGCTCTGCAGTGTACTAACAACCACGCCGAGTACGTGGTATAATTCCATCACTGCTAATCAACACTTTACACTGATTTAACTTTAACTTAAAGTTAAATTTAACTTgtgctgtctgtgtggtttaTCATGggtgtaataattataatgtgaATGgatgtaataattataatttacataaacacatacatatcaaaaagaaaaaagtaaattagagtatgttttgtttttttttgtttttttgtttgtttttttttacaactacTACATTCATAATTGGACTACACTACCTTTATTTATCCTTATGCAAATTGTGCCAGTATCTGGCCAACTCCTATCTCTGACACTTGCCTTTGCCATCTGAGTTATGCCATGCcattgtttcagtgtttaaaaatcAGATGAGCCATGCCAAATTTCAGTTCAGAGAAATTCATCTCCAtgaacagtttttatttcagctgATATGAAATCCTGCATTTACTCACCTGCTCCTTACTATTGTGAAATAGTAAAGAAAATCTAATACCTAGTTTTGACTGCATTAATGCGGTCCACTTTTTGGTTATttctatgtttgtttgttttttacacagACAAGTCAGGGAGCTGGAAGCAGCTGCAGCAGTAGTGTCCCTACAGTAAGAAAAAGTGAAATGCAGGGACTGAACCATGAGGAAGATGCAGCAGAGCATGAAAATATGAAAGCAATACTAAAGAGAAGCCAGCAGGGTAGCAGCACTAACCGGTGCGGAGTACCGGGATTACGCACACGGACAAGGGCAAGACCCAGCAGAAGTAAGAACCAAATACATGCACTCATAGTCCATAATGCCACAAATGCTCATACATTAAGTATCATACTAAATATGATCAGTTTCTGAGGTACAAATGGAACAGGTGAGGCAAGATTCTGAGGTACAGATGGTACAGGTGAGGCAAGATTCTGAGGTACTGATGGTACAGGTGAGGCAAGATTCTGAGGTACAGATGGTACAGGTGAGGCAAGATTCTGAGGTACTGATGGTACAGGTGAGGCAAGATTCTGAGGTACAAATGGTACAGGTGAGGCAAGATTCTGAGGTACAGATGGTACAGGTGAGGCAAGATTCTGAGGTACTGATGGTACAGGTGAGGCAAGATTCTGAGGTACAAATGGTACAGGTGAGGCAAGATTCTGAGGTACAGATGGTACAGGTGAGGCAAGATTCTGAGGTACAGATGGTACAGGTGAGGCAAGATTCTGAGGTACTGATGGTACAGGTGAGGCAAGATTCTGAGGTACAGATGGTACAGGTGAGGCAAGATTCTGAGGTACAGATGGTACAGGTGAGGCAAGATTCTGAGGTACTGATGGTACAGGTGAGGCAAGATTCTGAGGTACTCATGGTACAGGTGAGGCAAGATTCTGAGGTACTCATGGTACAGGTGAGGCAAGATTCTGAGGTACTCATGGTACAGGTGAGGCAAGATTCTGAGGTACTGATGGTACAGGTGAGGCAAGATTCTGAGGTACTGATGGTACAGGTGAGGCAAGATTCTGAGGTACTGATGGTACAGGTGAGGCAAGATTCTGAGGTATTGATGGTACAGCTGAGGCAAGATTCTGAGGTACACGTGGAACAGGTGAGGCAAGATTCTGAGGTACACATGGAACAGGTGAGGCAAGATTCTGAGGTACAGATGGTACAGGTGAGGCAAGATTCTGAGGTACTGATGGTACAGGTGAGGCAAGATTCTGAGGTACTGATGGTACAGGTGAGGCAAGATTCTGAGGTACTGATGGTACAGCTGAGGCAAGATTCTGAGGTACTGATGGTACAGGCGAGGCAAGATTCTGAGGTATTGATGGTACAGGTGAGGCAAGATTCTGAGGTATTGATGGTACAGGTGAGGCAAGATTCTGAGGTACTGATGGTACAGGTGAGGCAAGATTCTGAGGTATTGATGGTACAGGTGAGGCAAGATTCTGAGGTATTGATGGTACAGCTGAGGCAAGATTCTGAGGTACACATGGAACAGGTGAGGCAAGATTCTGAGGTACAAATGGTACAGGTGAGGCAAGATTCTGAGGTACTGATGGTACAGGTGAGGCAAGATTCTGAGGTACTGATGGTACAGGTGAGGCAAGATTCTGAGGTATTGATGGTACAGCTGAGGCAAGATTCTGAGGTACTGATGGTACAGGTGAGGCAAGATTCTGAGGTATTGATGGTACAGCTGAGGCAAGATTCTGAGGTACTGATGGTACAGCTGAGGCAAGATTCTGAGGTACAGATGGTACAGCTGAGGCAAGATTCTGAGGTACAGATGGTACAGCTGAGGCAAGATTCTGAGGTACAGATGGTACAGGTGAGGCAAGATTCTGAGGTACAGATGGTACAGGTGAGGCAAGATTCTGAGGTACTGATGGTACAGGTGAGGCAAGATTCTGAGGTACAGATGGTACAGGTGAGGCAAGATTCTGAGGTACTGATGGTACAGGTGAGGCAAGATTTCAAGGTACAGATGTTACAGATGGTACAAGTCATAATTTTACAGAGCATCAAATAAAATTCTGATGCTCTGTTTTAATTTTTGACACACCAGTGAAATGTTTGTCACATCCAGGTCGTACTGCGGCAGCATCAGCAAATGAAGATAGCATGACCAACGATGCAGCTGATGAGATCATGGAACGAATAGTACGTTCGGCTACACAGAATTCACAAGATCGCACCCAACCACGTGAACGGAGACGCTCCCGCGCCAACCGTAAATCATGTATGTTAGAAATTACCTACCAGCCAACCTCAATTTACACATGGTAATGTGTCAGTATGAGCTGAATGTGAGTGGTAATAAATCTCATCTACATTATATCCTGATCacctcactctcattctctctttctctcttagtGAGGAGGACATTAAAGAATGATTTGACCCCAGAGGAGGCACAAGCCCTTTGTTTGGAAGCCTTGGTGATGCAGGTGTGACGATATAACCTTTATAATCTTTACACAAACACGTACGCCTATCACTACTGTAGCAGTGATACCATTTTTGAGTGGGGGAGTCTGTATTAGATTTTTGAGATCAGGGTTGCAGTGCACCagtaagtttttttgttttaacctgTAGCATCATTACTGTTTGTGGGTGTAAACGTATTGGTGCTGCACAAGCATTTTTTGCTGGTTGTATTAGGTATAGGAACTGaagtttgtggttttttttgtttgtttgtttttagaatcACTTTAGTGTTTTCTGTTtctaacatttattttctttcttttgtagtGATGGATTCAATGCCATTGTAGAGTAAATGCAGAATATCTCCACAGGAACAGAAAAACAAGCAAGACTGTACTGTTATTTGCAAAGAATTTCTGATTTATGAAAAATTTAgtaaaaatatgataaaaataagTTAGACTTGCAGTATTCCTTTAATAATATTGCGTTGGGTAATACACCCCCTTTCAGCAACTCGTGTTGAATTTTCTTTTATGAGAGGGATTTACACaaggattttttgttttgtttttagggatttttctatattttgaaGTGTCCTGAAAGCACTAGAAAGTGTTCACTATTAAAACTGAACGAGTGAAATGACCCCTATAATGAGTGAGGGGATTCAAACCAGGGAAAGTGGATGAGGGTGCATTAAAATGAGTATTGAAACACAGcctctttttcactctctgtAGTATGTGGGCTTTAAACATTGCCTTTCATTAT
Proteins encoded in this region:
- the fhod3a gene encoding FH1/FH2 domain-containing protein 3 isoform X2; this encodes MATLFECRVQFLDDIDPFNSTNFPEPARPPRYSFRQDAPLGDQLAAVHALLRPPHKLDDCALQLSHNGTYLDLESSLDEQIDELEGFQQDDCGVKGKKHSIILRTQLSVRVHACIEKLYDCNGRDLRRALFSLKQIFQDDKDLVHAFVMAGGLTCLIKVGADADQNYQNYILRAVGQIMLYVDGMNGVIGHPETIQWLYILIGSKFRLVVKTALKLLLVFVEYSESNATLLIQAFNAVDAKRGQKRWSNAMEILNEKDGMDTELLVYTMSLINKTLAALPDQDSFYDLVDVLEEQGIELMTSRYSTHRSTDPELREQIRIYEVTLQHEDGDDEGQALPTDLRSTVGRAKGQGLERRRSRRHSLGRTGHDSPLSPESSHRTNLNRSEQRQVRSFSTLSAPPTPNNQQNDRPPLLLSSSYRQHQESLAAERERRRIEREERLQRIEREERNRHSRDYAVNREEARLAREERFKTAERLAAEEYERERAPHGFSGICQSSQDDTPTFAMSQEVLDVSTISHLPDDELESDLLSHSEPEQKEHEEEEEEISAEQVMEEAEEEGEEPVEEGEEPETEVEEPDNNTQDTEVEDSGILSDKERQDEEVNEKDNCSASSISSSSTLERETGLSSEQCRDILNSKLFMLDMLYSQSMKPSEEEEEEEAENEKEAGTQENESVESLVVGGSNMSEENSGEKKLESGTVQAFAERFGDLVKGLNSPPAEIQEQQKPLPLPPLPPTKTESDHIWDQLMVKPHELRIRDIDFTDLGDEDDQDILDSGGLIGSETLAPPPPPPPPCPFNTAPPPPPPAPGAGPALPPPPQPECSLFQKKKKTIRLFWSEVRPDEWRFLGLRRGHLSLWSKLEPVKLDMSKLEHLFESKSKEMNVIKKTVVDSKRQEIIVLDSKRSNAINIGLTALPPPRTIKAAILNFDEYALNKEGIEKLLMMVPTEEEKLRIQEAHMLNPDVPLGSAESFLLTLSSISELCARLHLWAFKMDYETIEKEVAEPLQDLKEGMEQLEKNKTFRYILSAVLGIGNFLNGSKAKGFELSYLEKVPEVKDTVHKQSLLHHVCSAVVENFTDSTDLYSEIGAITRSAKVDFDLLQENLAQMERRCKASWENLKLIAKHEMKPALKQKLTDFLKDCAERIIILKTVHRRIINRFHAFLLFLGHPAFGIREISVHRFCKIISEFALEYRTTRERILQQKQKRADHRERNRTRGKMIMDINATTDDEEENGTSQGAGSSCSSSVPTVRKSEMQGLNHEEDAAEHENMKAILKRSQQGSSTNRCGVPGLRTRTRARPSRSRTAAASANEDSMTNDAADEIMERIVRSATQNSQDRTQPRERRRSRANRKSLRRTLKNDLTPEEAQALCLEALVMQ